In Polaribacter pacificus, the genomic window GTTCCGTTACTTTCATGAATTACAAGAAAAATTTGTAAGCCCGCTAAGAGTTGGTGCTTATGTAGTCGCTTTTGTATTCTTAGCATTGCATTTATTGCATGGCTTTAATTCTGCTTTCCAATCAGTTGGAGCAAATAATAAATATACGAAAGGATTGAAAACTTTTGGAAAACTCTATGCAATCTTAATCCCATTAGGGTTTGTGATTATTGCATTATTTCATCACCTCAATCATTAATTCAAAGTACGTATGGCAACATTAGACTCAAAAATTCCAAAAGGTCCATTAAAAGATAAATGGACAACTTATAAAGACACAATAAATTTAGTAAACCCAGCCAACAAACGTAATATTGATATTATTGTCGTTGGTACTGGTTTAGCTGGTGGTTCTGCTTCGGCAACCTTAGCTGAGTTAGGGTATAACGTAAAAGCATTTGCATACCAAGATTCACCGCGTAGAGCGCATTCAATTGCTGCACAAGGAGGAATCAATGCAGCCAAAAACTATCAAGGAGATGGCGATTCTTTTTACAGATTGTTTTACGATACTGTAAAAGGAGGAGATTATCGTTCAAGAGAAGCAAACGTTTACCGTTTGGCTGAAGTATCTGCAAACATCATTGATCAATGTGTGGCACAAGGAGTTCCTTTTGCACGTGATTATGGTGGATTGTTAGACAATCGTTCTTTTGGTGGTGTTTTAGTTTCTAGAACTTTTTACGCCAAAGGGCAAACAGGACAACAATTATTATTAGGAGCTTATTCTGCAATGAACCGTCAAATTGCTCGTGGAAAGATTGAAATGTTCAATCGTCATGAAATGTTAGATGTGGTAAAAGTTGATGGAAAAGCAAGAGGAATTATTGCTCGAAATTTAATTACTGGAGAGCTTGAACGTCATTCTGCTCACGCAGTAGTAATTGCAACTGGTGGATACGGGAATGTTTATTTCTTATCAACCAATGCAATGGGTTCTAATGCAACTGCAGCATGGAAGATTCATAAAAAAGGAGCCTTCTTTGCAAATCCTTGTTATACACAAATTCACCCAACTTGTATTCCTCGTTCTGGAGATTATCAATCAAAGTTAACCTTGATGTCAGAATCTCTTAGAAATGATGGACGTATTTGGGTTCCAAAAAAGATGGAAGATGTAATGGCAATTAGAGAAGGTCGTAAAAAACCTACTGATTTGTCTGAAGATGAAAGAGATTATTACTTAGAAAGACGTTATCCTGCTTTTGGTAACTTAGTACCACGTGATGTGGCTTCTAGAGCTGCAAAAGAGCGTTGTGATGCTGGTTACGGAGTAAATGCTACTGGAGAAGCTGTATACTTAGATTTTAAATCGGCAATAGAACGTTACGGAAGAGAACAGGCTAAATTGCATCATATTTCTAATCCATCGGAAAAAGAAGTTTACGATTTAGGAAAAGGAATTGTTGAAGCTAAATATGGAAACTTATTCCAAATGTATGAGAAGATCGTTGATGAAAATCCATACGAAACACCAATGATGATTTATCCAGCAACACACTATACCATGGGTGGTGTTTGGGTTGATTATAACTTAATGACAACCGTCGATGGCTTGTACTGTATTGGTGAAGCAAATTTCTCTGATCACGGAGCAAATAGACTTGGTGCCTCTGCTTTAATGCAAGGTTTAGCCGATGGGTATTTTGTATTGCCATATACCATCGGAGATTATTTAGCCAATGATATTAGAACTGGAAAAATACCAACGGATACAAAAGAATTTGATGAAGTAGAAAAAGAAGTAAAAGATCGCTTGGATTTCTTTATCAATAATAAAGGAAAGCATTCTGTAGATTATTACCACAAAAAATTAGGAAAAATTATGTGGGATAAAGTTGGGATGGCTCGTAATGCAAAAGGATTGACTGAAGCAATGGCCGAAATTAAAGCCTTGCGTGAAGATTTCTGGAAAAACGTAAAAGTTACCGGAGCATTAAACGAAATGAATCCTGAGTTAGAAAAAGCAGGTAGAGTTGCAGATTTCTTAGAATTAGGAGAATTGTTTGCTAAAGATGCATTAATGAGAGAAGAATCTTGTGGTGGTCACTTTAGAGAAGAATCTACAGAGCTAGATGGATTACAAAAAGGAGAAGCAAAACGTAATGATAAAGATTTTGCGTTTGTAGCTGCTTGGGAATACAAAGGAGAGCCTGCAGATGCAGTGTTACACAAAGAAGAATTAGAATTTAAAGATATTGAACTAAAACAACGTTCTTATAAATAAAAAAGACATTATGAATTTAACACTTAAAATTTGGAGACAAAAAGACTCAAAATCAAAGGGTCAAATGGTGGATTATAAAGTAACTGATATTTCAGAGCACATGTCTTTTTTAGAAATGATGGATGTTTTAAATGAACAGTTAATAAATACTGGTGAAGAACCTGTAGCTTTTGACCATGATTGTAGAGAAGGAATCTGCGGAATGTGCTCTATGTATATCAATGGAGAAGCGCACGGACCAGATAGAGGCGTAACTACTTGTCAATTACACATGCGTATGTTTAACGATGGTGACACCATTTATATTGAGCCTTTTAGAGCGAAAGCTTTTCCGGTAATCAAAGATTTGGTTGTTGATAGAACTTCTTTTGAGCGCATACAACAAGCTGGTGCATTTATCTCTGTAAATACCTCTGGTAACACACAGGATGCAAATGCCATACCGATTTCTAAGCACGATGCTGACGAAGCAATGGATGCTGCAGCTTGTATTGGTTGTGGAGCTTGTGTTGCTAGCTGTAAGAACTCATCTGCGATGCTATTTGTGGGCGCTAAAGTGTCTCAATACGCATTATTACCTCAAGGAAAAATAGAGGCCACAGATCGTGTTTTAAACATGGTTGCTCAAATGGATGCTGAAGGATTTGGAAACTGTACCAATACTGGTGCTTGTGAAATTGAATGTCCTAAAGGAATTTCTTTAGAGAATATTGCTCGTATGAATAGAGAATATTTAAAAGCTAGCTTCTAAATATTATTTATTATATAATAAAAAAGGGATTGTGATTTAAATCACAATCCCTTTTTTATTGAGCCTTCTTTGCTTGTTATTGCAAAGTAGGTGAATAATTTGTTGGATAGTCTCCAGCCTTAGCCAGACCACTTGTTGCTTTTAAGAAATTAGAACCATAGGTTGCATCAATAGCAGCTAAAAACTTATTTGCCATTAAAGCATAGCCTCTTGCTGTTAAGTGAATCCCGTCTAAGCTAATCAATCCACCCATTACCAAATTGGTAGTCATGGTGTACTCGTCAAACTTGATTCCAGTGGTAGATGCTTCTACTAAAATTGCTTCAAAATCAACCATAGCCAACCCTTTAGCAGTCGCTACAGCCTTAATGGTTGCATTATAAGCATCAGTAGCTGTTTTAATACTAAGTTGCTCTTGTGGAGTTAATACCCATTTATCTGCTAAAGGCACAGAAACACCATTGATTAATTGTGCGTTTCCACCCACAGTGGTTCCAATAAATGCAGAACTAGGCAATACTAATAAATCTGTAGCAGTGGCTTGTCTGTATTGTTTTAATCCAGCAAAAGCAGGATTTAAAGCTTCTAAATCAGTTAAATCTTCATCAATGATCACAACTGCATTTTTACCTGCAGAAAACTGAATTGTTCTTTTAGCAATTTCTGCATCTGCTTGAGCTTGTGTCATTAACTTCATCCCTACTAAAGCTGTAAAAGCTCCTTGGATTCCAGTGTTATAAGGTGCATAACCTGAGTTCACTGCAGCTGCAGTTGCAGCATCTAAAGGTACTGGGTTATAAGGTACAGTTGTAAAATGAGCCAATGAAGTAATATTAGGAAGGGTTGCAACCACTCCTTTAGCTCCCGTTGACATTAAAGTAGTCACAACTGCATTAAAAGCACTAGCAAATACGTTCGGATCAGTAATATCATTAGACCCATAAGTTGCTGGGTTCGTATTACCCGTTTGATCAACTCCTGCTCCTCCAGAAATAGCATAAGCTAAAACATCATTACCTCCTAATTCAGAAACGGTAAAAAATGTTGGGTTCGCACGCATGGCGTCTGCCAAAACATTAGTAGCATCGCTAGAAGCCATTCTTGCATAATATGGATTGGCTAAACCAAATGAAACTCCTGCTTTGTTTCCGTAACCATTGGCTACGATATGAAAACTTTTAGCTCCTGGAATTCCCATATTGTTAAAAGGACCCGTAACTCCAGATGTAATTTCTGTGGTTGGTGTACCTGGCAATACTGCTGGTCCAGAACCATTAAAATAAAGTCTTGGTGACGCTGCAAGGTTTCCTTGTAACAATAAACCACCAATATTATCATTCATCAATGGTTGCTTAAAGTCTCCTCCACCAACCATGGCGAATTTAGTTGCAAGTATGTTTGGAAAAGAATTCTCTTGACTTGCTTTAAACAAGGCTCCGTCTGTATATCCGGCGGTAAAAGAAGCTCCTACAGCAACATACGATGTGAAATCTGCAGAACCAGCTTCCAACGCTACAGTTGGCACTACTACTTCTGGAATGGTTTCTATGTCGTTATTTACATCACAAGAAGCAAAAACTACTGTAAGTCCAAATAACCAAATTAATTTATTTTTCATGATAAGCTGTTTTGTATGATTAATTATTAATTGTCCAAGAAAGGAAATATTGAGACCCTATTGCTCCAACACCAGGTGCACTAAAGTATTCTTTCCCGATTAAATTTGCTCCTCCTAATTTGATCACAGATTTCCATTTTGGAATGCTGTAGTTCACTTGAGCATCTAGGACAGTTCTAGCGTCGATAGCGGTATCGTGGAAAGTAGACTCCCAGTAATAAGCATCTTGCCATCTTACATTTACATTAAAACCAACGTTTTTAAATACTTCTGTTTTACCAAACTGAAGTTTTACTTTGTGCTCTGGAGTATTAAATCCTGCTTCAAAATCTGGATCTGTAGATTGGTCAAAATCAAACTTTGCAAGTGTATAACTTAATCCAATATTAAATCCATCAAAAATCTTGGTATTTAAACCGATAGAAGCACCATAAGAGTTAATGTCTGCTGCAGAGTTTGTATATACTGCAAAACCTTTATAATCTCCATTTTGTAAAGCCAATAATGACAAACCATTATCTCCAGCTGTTCCGTAAAAAGGAACTGCTACATTTTTAGATGAAATAAAGTCTTGGTAACTATTGTAATACATACTTAAATCTATACTGATTTTGTTATCAGAAACATCAGCCAAACCTCTATACCCTACTTCATAAGCAGTAACTTTTTCTGGCTTAACCAATTCAATTTGTGCTTTTTGATAGGTTCCGTTTGCAATAGATGCTGCAGAAAAAGAATTATCATAAGCTCTTCTACCAGATAAAGTAATGGTTGATGAACCTGTAAATGCTTGACCTGAACCACTCACACTTAATGGAGAAGATACATAACGATCTAAGTTATCAGGAGCAGAACCTACTAAGATTCCAGAACCTGCATCCAAACCAATATATTGATCTTGAGTAGTAGGGTTTCTAAATCCAGTTTGGAAAGACGCTCTAAAGTTGTGGTTTTTATCCTCACCTCCTGCATAGGCAAATGAAAGACGTGGAGAAACACTTCCGTTAAAGTTTTGAGCTTTATCATAACGAATAGAAGCTGTAAACTTTAAACGATCTTCCATAAATTTCTTTTGCATTTGTGTATACATTCCATACTCACCATAATCAATAGCTCCGTTATAATCTGTAAAAATACTACCCTTAGAGTTTAAAGAGTACATTCTATAAGAACCTCCTACTTGAAATTCTGCCCACTCTATATAATCTCTTAAGTTTAAGTTTGCATCAGCGTGATACAATTTAGTATTGTCTTGAAATTTAGCTCCAGTTGTTAAACTAGGGTCTGCGGTTACTTTATCAAAAGCAGCTTTAAACTCTGGTGTTCCAGGAACAAAACGTCCTGTTTCTGCAGTTTGTCTAGCCAATGCATGTGCTTGAGCAGAATTCATCCCTCCAAGTGTTCCTTGAACATAAGCTCCTACATATTGTCCAAACCAAGTATTATCATCTTTCCAAGCTCTGTTAATGTTGATAGCAGCAAAACGAGTATCGTATGAATTCCCTGCATCTTCAGAAGTTAGGTAACCTCTAACAAAGAAATTCTTTCCACGAACCTCTAACTTGTGTTGTTGCATCATAAAATCTTTGATGTTGTAACGGTTGGTTCCTTGATAAATAGTATTTCCTTGACCGTATTTAGAATTCCAAATAACCTCTACACGGTCATTTCCTAGAGGACGATAGTGTAATGAAACTCCTAATTTCATACTCTTAGCATCATAAGACATTAAATCTTCTTCATTATACCCTGTTCTACTAATATTTTCACTTGGCACTAGGGCATCAGCTCCATTTGGTAAAATACCTAAACCAACTAAGGTTTGAGCCACTCCTTTTATGTTTGTAGAAACCTCATCTCCATAAACATTCAATCCATTATAGTTTCTATCTGAACTTCTATCTCCAGCTGCAAATTTTCCATCAACTGTATTTCTGTAATCAGTTGCATACCACTCTGTACCTTTTAAATAAGATACGGTTGCTTTGGCTGCAAACTTGTCAGAAAAAGCATGTGCCAATCGAATACTTGTATCGTAAAACATATTGTCTCCAGCTGCTTTTTGACTAGTCATTCCTGATTTTAATACATAACTAATTCCTTGATCATCAAAAGGGCTTTTACTGGTCATAAACATAATCCCATTAAATGCGTTGGCTCCGTACAATGCAGAAGAAGCTCCTGGTAAAAGCTCTACTGTTTTTACATCCAACTCAGACATCCCTAATAAGTTCCCTAAAGCAAAGTTAAGTGCTGGAGAAGAGTTGTCCATACCATCTACCAATTGCATAAAACGCGTATTAGCAAAGGTTGCAAACCCTCTAGTATTTACAGACTTAAAGGTTAAACTGTTGGTGTTGATATCTACTCCTTTTAGGTTTTCCAATCCATCGTAAAACGAAGGAGAAGAAGTGTTCCTTATGGCTCGGACGTCCATTCTTTCTACGGTAACTGGTGACTCCATAATCCTTTCAGGAGTTCTTGAGGCCGAAACGACAACCTCATCCAATGCCGTAGCATTTTCTGTTAAACTAATTTTTACAACCTGATTGTTTTTTGTGATTGCAACTTTTTCCGTTTTATAACCGAGCATTGATATCTCTAAATTAAACGGTGGTGTGTCTGATACTATTAAAGTAAAAGTTCCATCAAAATCCGTGTTAGTCCCGACTAACTTTCTTTCAATTTTAATATTTGCTCCTGGCAAAGTCTCGCCAGTAACAGCATCAGTAATTGTACCCGTGATCTTTGTTTGAGCAAACATAGAGACACTAGTTAAAATTGCAAATGCAACTAGTAATAATTTTTTCATAATGTAAAATATTTGTTAACTGTACTGCAAAATACAATTTTTTTTGAATTTGCTAATGAAGACTTATAAAAATTATGTTTATAGCAATTATTTACCTTTAAAATTCAAAAATAACAATTGTACTTTTCTATAAAATTTAGAACCGTTTCAAATCGCAAAATTGTAACTTTGCTAAAAATTTACTTTTTTGGAACTAATTCATTCGCTTTCAAATTACAAAAGCTCCCAAGAAACAATTGTTACTATAGGTACCTT contains:
- a CDS encoding fumarate reductase/succinate dehydrogenase flavoprotein subunit; its protein translation is MATLDSKIPKGPLKDKWTTYKDTINLVNPANKRNIDIIVVGTGLAGGSASATLAELGYNVKAFAYQDSPRRAHSIAAQGGINAAKNYQGDGDSFYRLFYDTVKGGDYRSREANVYRLAEVSANIIDQCVAQGVPFARDYGGLLDNRSFGGVLVSRTFYAKGQTGQQLLLGAYSAMNRQIARGKIEMFNRHEMLDVVKVDGKARGIIARNLITGELERHSAHAVVIATGGYGNVYFLSTNAMGSNATAAWKIHKKGAFFANPCYTQIHPTCIPRSGDYQSKLTLMSESLRNDGRIWVPKKMEDVMAIREGRKKPTDLSEDERDYYLERRYPAFGNLVPRDVASRAAKERCDAGYGVNATGEAVYLDFKSAIERYGREQAKLHHISNPSEKEVYDLGKGIVEAKYGNLFQMYEKIVDENPYETPMMIYPATHYTMGGVWVDYNLMTTVDGLYCIGEANFSDHGANRLGASALMQGLADGYFVLPYTIGDYLANDIRTGKIPTDTKEFDEVEKEVKDRLDFFINNKGKHSVDYYHKKLGKIMWDKVGMARNAKGLTEAMAEIKALREDFWKNVKVTGALNEMNPELEKAGRVADFLELGELFAKDALMREESCGGHFREESTELDGLQKGEAKRNDKDFAFVAAWEYKGEPADAVLHKEELEFKDIELKQRSYK
- a CDS encoding succinate dehydrogenase/fumarate reductase iron-sulfur subunit; the encoded protein is MNLTLKIWRQKDSKSKGQMVDYKVTDISEHMSFLEMMDVLNEQLINTGEEPVAFDHDCREGICGMCSMYINGEAHGPDRGVTTCQLHMRMFNDGDTIYIEPFRAKAFPVIKDLVVDRTSFERIQQAGAFISVNTSGNTQDANAIPISKHDADEAMDAAACIGCGACVASCKNSSAMLFVGAKVSQYALLPQGKIEATDRVLNMVAQMDAEGFGNCTNTGACEIECPKGISLENIARMNREYLKASF
- a CDS encoding SGNH/GDSL hydrolase family protein, producing MKNKLIWLFGLTVVFASCDVNNDIETIPEVVVPTVALEAGSADFTSYVAVGASFTAGYTDGALFKASQENSFPNILATKFAMVGGGDFKQPLMNDNIGGLLLQGNLAASPRLYFNGSGPAVLPGTPTTEITSGVTGPFNNMGIPGAKSFHIVANGYGNKAGVSFGLANPYYARMASSDATNVLADAMRANPTFFTVSELGGNDVLAYAISGGAGVDQTGNTNPATYGSNDITDPNVFASAFNAVVTTLMSTGAKGVVATLPNITSLAHFTTVPYNPVPLDAATAAAVNSGYAPYNTGIQGAFTALVGMKLMTQAQADAEIAKRTIQFSAGKNAVVIIDEDLTDLEALNPAFAGLKQYRQATATDLLVLPSSAFIGTTVGGNAQLINGVSVPLADKWVLTPQEQLSIKTATDAYNATIKAVATAKGLAMVDFEAILVEASTTGIKFDEYTMTTNLVMGGLISLDGIHLTARGYALMANKFLAAIDATYGSNFLKATSGLAKAGDYPTNYSPTLQ
- a CDS encoding TonB-dependent receptor is translated as MKKLLLVAFAILTSVSMFAQTKITGTITDAVTGETLPGANIKIERKLVGTNTDFDGTFTLIVSDTPPFNLEISMLGYKTEKVAITKNNQVVKISLTENATALDEVVVSASRTPERIMESPVTVERMDVRAIRNTSSPSFYDGLENLKGVDINTNSLTFKSVNTRGFATFANTRFMQLVDGMDNSSPALNFALGNLLGMSELDVKTVELLPGASSALYGANAFNGIMFMTSKSPFDDQGISYVLKSGMTSQKAAGDNMFYDTSIRLAHAFSDKFAAKATVSYLKGTEWYATDYRNTVDGKFAAGDRSSDRNYNGLNVYGDEVSTNIKGVAQTLVGLGILPNGADALVPSENISRTGYNEEDLMSYDAKSMKLGVSLHYRPLGNDRVEVIWNSKYGQGNTIYQGTNRYNIKDFMMQQHKLEVRGKNFFVRGYLTSEDAGNSYDTRFAAININRAWKDDNTWFGQYVGAYVQGTLGGMNSAQAHALARQTAETGRFVPGTPEFKAAFDKVTADPSLTTGAKFQDNTKLYHADANLNLRDYIEWAEFQVGGSYRMYSLNSKGSIFTDYNGAIDYGEYGMYTQMQKKFMEDRLKFTASIRYDKAQNFNGSVSPRLSFAYAGGEDKNHNFRASFQTGFRNPTTQDQYIGLDAGSGILVGSAPDNLDRYVSSPLSVSGSGQAFTGSSTITLSGRRAYDNSFSAASIANGTYQKAQIELVKPEKVTAYEVGYRGLADVSDNKISIDLSMYYNSYQDFISSKNVAVPFYGTAGDNGLSLLALQNGDYKGFAVYTNSAADINSYGASIGLNTKIFDGFNIGLSYTLAKFDFDQSTDPDFEAGFNTPEHKVKLQFGKTEVFKNVGFNVNVRWQDAYYWESTFHDTAIDARTVLDAQVNYSIPKWKSVIKLGGANLIGKEYFSAPGVGAIGSQYFLSWTINN